CTTCCTGTTTTCTGGGTTCGCCTTCCCCCTCGGCGTGATGTTCTACTGGCTCGTCTCCAACATCTGGACGATGGTTCAGCAGTTCATCATCATCCGCAACATGCCCATGCCGGGTACCGAAGCAGCTCGTGAGCGTGAGGCGCGGCTTGCTCGAAAGGGCAAGCTCGACAAGCTGGCAAAAGGCGACGACACGATTGTCGTCGAAGAAAAGAAGCCGGCACAGCGTCAGCAGCCAGTCGGAAAGAACCGCGCCAAGAAGCTGGCACAGCAGGGTAAGCAGGTTCCTCAGGCGAAAGAACAGAAGAAGCCGGGCTCCACTTCGGGCCCACGCGATTCCAAGGGGAAGAAGTAGACATGTCGGAAACGATGAACCAGAAACAGCCGACTGATTCTCTCGACCGTGAGGGCGACGCAGCTGCGGACTATATCGAGGAGCTGCTGGACATCTGCGACCTTGGCGGTGACATCGACATCGATGTGCGCAACGAGCGCGCATACGTCTCAGTGTCGGACCCGGAAGGCGAGCTCTCTCGCCTCGCGAAATCTGACGTTGTGAACGCACTGCAGGAGCTGACGAGACTTGCTGTCCAGAACGAGACGGGTTTGTTCTCCCGAGTGATCCTTGACGTCGCCGGGTCTCGCGATGCTCGTCAGGCAGAGCTGACCCGTCTCGTCGACCAGGCGATCAAGCGCATCGAAGATGGTTCGTCCGAAGCAGACCTCCCGCCGATGTCGAGCTATGAGCGCAAACTGGTGCACGACATCGTGGCGGAGCGCGGCTTTGTTTCTGAGTCGCACGGAGAAGGCCGCGGACGCCACACGGTGATCGCTCGTCGGTGAATGTTTCACGTGAAACACCATGACTGATCACTCGGAATCCCCCTCCCCCACGGTCGAAGCGGAACCGGCATCCGCTGCACGCGTGTTCGGCGATCGTCTTGAGCTCGCTCAGGCGTTCACGGAGAACCTTGCTCGCCATGGCGAGGAGCGCGGGCTGATTGGTCCGCTCGAACTTCCGCGGCTATGGAGTCGGCACGTTCTCAACAGCGGTGTTGTGAGTCCGCTTCTGCGTCCGGGCTATGTTGGTGACGTCGGATCGGGTGCGGGCCTCCCCGGTCTCGTTCTTGCGATCGCACGTCCCGATGTTCATTTGACACTCATCGAACCGATGGAACGACGCGTGACCTGGCTCACCGAGCAGGTTGATGAACTGGAGCTCGACAACGTTTCTGTCTTGCGAGCGCGTGGGGAGGACGCTGTTCTCGATCACGGCCTGGACCAGGTGACCGCTCGTGCCGTCAGCGCACTTCGGAAGTTGCTGAAGATCACAGCCCCCCTCGTGCGTGACGGCGGAGAGCTCGTCCTCATGAAGGGTGCGAACGCGGCGGCAGAGATCGATGCCGCTCACAAGGAAATCCGTAAGTTCAAAGTCTCTGACGTTCGAGTCGAGATCGTCGGCGAGGGAATCGTTGACGATCCCACGCGCGTCGTGAGGGGAAACGTCCGGGCGTAGATCTCCCTTGTGGATATCTCGAACTGTCCACTGCTGTACGGCCCCTTGTGGAATGTGCGGAACTGGCGCGGAATCTCGCGGTTCTCTGACTGACCTCTCCTTGTCCGGGCCGCGGGTTATCCACAGGCAGCGTGAGGGTGTGGAGAAAAGCTGGTGCAATGTTTCACGTGAAACATTCGCGGCAGCGTCCCGCTAGCGCGGGCATTGCAGGGCCGCGCTCTCGTGTTTGCTCCCTGCGACTCAGTCCGGATGCCCAGCGGCGGGTTCCGTCACACTGTTGTACGCGCCGGCGAGGAGGGGCGCTGGATGGCAGGCTGACGGGCCTCGGCTCCGCGAAAACGGTACCGGATTGGCGTCGACTGGCGCCACCGAACGCGTTCCTAGTATATCGACCACAGATTTCCAACCGCGGCGTCCTCTGAGCTCGGAACCACCCCTGTTCTTCGAAGCTGGATATCAAGCTTTACCTGGTCTTTTAAGGTCAGAATTGCACAGGAGCGATTCTGAGCGTTGTGCCGGCGAGAGGCGGTGTTGTCAATAGCGCCTCGG
This DNA window, taken from Paramicrobacterium agarici, encodes the following:
- a CDS encoding protein jag, yielding MSETMNQKQPTDSLDREGDAAADYIEELLDICDLGGDIDIDVRNERAYVSVSDPEGELSRLAKSDVVNALQELTRLAVQNETGLFSRVILDVAGSRDARQAELTRLVDQAIKRIEDGSSEADLPPMSSYERKLVHDIVAERGFVSESHGEGRGRHTVIARR
- the rsmG gene encoding 16S rRNA (guanine(527)-N(7))-methyltransferase RsmG — encoded protein: MTDHSESPSPTVEAEPASAARVFGDRLELAQAFTENLARHGEERGLIGPLELPRLWSRHVLNSGVVSPLLRPGYVGDVGSGAGLPGLVLAIARPDVHLTLIEPMERRVTWLTEQVDELELDNVSVLRARGEDAVLDHGLDQVTARAVSALRKLLKITAPLVRDGGELVLMKGANAAAEIDAAHKEIRKFKVSDVRVEIVGEGIVDDPTRVVRGNVRA